In the Kitasatospora terrestris genome, one interval contains:
- a CDS encoding VIT1/CCC1 transporter family protein — MSAIVAEPETDNTQPRIPAAGHHRDVNGGWLRPAVFGAMDGLVSNFALMTGVVGGAVSSSTVILTGLAGLAAGACSMAAGEYTSVASQRELVEAEIEAERIELHRNPHGELAELAQLYIDKGVEPELAHQVAKQLSSSPERTLAVHAREELGVDPDDLPSPLVAAVSSFVCFAAGALLPLLPYLLGATALWPALIVSLLGLFLCGAVVARVTARSWWFSGLRQLVLGGAAAGVTYLLGVLIGGAVG; from the coding sequence ATGAGCGCGATCGTCGCGGAGCCGGAGACCGACAACACCCAGCCGCGGATACCCGCCGCGGGGCACCACCGGGACGTCAACGGGGGCTGGCTGCGGCCGGCCGTGTTCGGCGCGATGGACGGCCTGGTCTCCAACTTCGCGCTGATGACCGGCGTGGTCGGCGGCGCGGTCTCCAGCTCCACGGTGATCCTCACCGGGCTGGCCGGACTGGCGGCCGGCGCCTGCTCGATGGCGGCGGGCGAGTACACCTCGGTGGCCTCCCAGCGCGAGCTGGTGGAGGCGGAGATCGAGGCGGAGCGGATCGAGCTGCACCGCAACCCGCACGGCGAGCTGGCCGAGCTGGCGCAGCTCTACATCGACAAGGGCGTGGAGCCGGAGCTGGCCCACCAGGTGGCGAAGCAGCTCTCCTCCAGCCCGGAGCGGACCCTGGCGGTGCACGCCCGGGAGGAGCTCGGGGTCGACCCGGACGACCTGCCCTCGCCGCTGGTGGCGGCGGTCTCCTCGTTCGTCTGCTTCGCCGCGGGCGCGCTGCTGCCGCTGCTGCCGTACCTGCTGGGGGCCACGGCGCTGTGGCCGGCGCTGATCGTGTCGCTGCTCGGCCTGTTCCTGTGCGGCGCGGTGGTGGCCCGGGTGACGGCGCGCAGCTGGTGGTTCAGCGGCCTGCGGCAGCTGGTGCTGGGCGGGGCGGCGGCGGGGGTCACCTACCTGCTGGGCGTGCTGATCGGCGGTGCCGTCGGCTGA
- the lgt gene encoding prolipoprotein diacylglyceryl transferase gives MDLAYIPSPSRGVLYLGPIPLRAYAFCIIIGVVVAVWLGSKRWVARGGGKHTVGDIAVWAVPFGLVGGRLYHVITDNQLYFGPGKHPLDALKIWEGGLGIWGAIAFGAVGAWIGCRRRGVPLPAYADAIAPGIALAQACGRWGNWFNQELYGRPTTLPWGLEINKTLPDGTVVTGTYHPTFLYESLWCVGVALLVIWADRRFTLGHGRAFALYVAAYTVGRFWTEWLRIDEAHHFFGLRLNDWVAIAVFLGAVAYLVVSARTKPGREDPDSIDPRAAEEARREAEKAGSDQRQAS, from the coding sequence ATGGATCTCGCATACATCCCGAGCCCGTCGCGGGGCGTCCTCTACCTGGGGCCGATTCCGCTGCGCGCCTACGCCTTCTGCATCATCATCGGTGTCGTCGTGGCCGTGTGGCTCGGCAGCAAGCGCTGGGTCGCGCGCGGCGGCGGCAAGCACACGGTCGGCGACATCGCCGTCTGGGCGGTGCCGTTCGGCCTGGTCGGCGGCCGGCTCTACCACGTGATCACCGACAACCAGCTGTACTTCGGCCCGGGCAAGCACCCGCTCGACGCGCTGAAGATCTGGGAGGGCGGCCTCGGGATCTGGGGCGCCATCGCGTTCGGCGCGGTCGGCGCCTGGATCGGCTGCCGCCGCCGGGGGGTGCCGCTGCCCGCCTACGCCGACGCGATCGCGCCGGGCATCGCGCTGGCCCAGGCCTGCGGCCGCTGGGGCAACTGGTTCAACCAGGAGCTGTACGGCCGGCCGACCACCCTGCCGTGGGGCCTGGAGATCAACAAGACCCTGCCGGACGGCACCGTGGTGACCGGCACCTACCACCCGACCTTCCTGTACGAGTCGCTGTGGTGCGTCGGCGTGGCGCTGCTGGTGATCTGGGCGGACCGCCGCTTCACCCTCGGCCACGGCCGGGCGTTCGCGCTGTACGTGGCCGCGTACACGGTGGGCCGGTTCTGGACCGAGTGGCTGCGGATCGACGAGGCGCACCACTTCTTCGGGCTGCGCCTGAACGACTGGGTGGCGATCGCGGTCTTCCTCGGCGCGGTGGCGTACCTGGTGGTCTCGGCGCGGACCAAGCCGGGCCGCGAGGACCCGGATTCGATCGACCCGCGGGCCGCCGAGGAGGCCCGGCGGGAGGCGGAGAAGGCCGGGAGCGACCAGCGACAGGCCTCCTGA
- a CDS encoding DsbA family protein gives MSEKNREGKRTARERMMQERAAEEARSRRNRKLVVGGVVVAVIAAAVVTGVVVQNERSKPETPVAAPQGAIGDKSLVLPAGPANAPSVLTVYEDPRCPACGTFERTFSPTIDQLQDQGKLYSNVHVVSFIDRSLGGNGSKYGANALACAQDAGHFRDYHDVLYRNQPDETDDSFGDKQTLIALSKQVPGLDTPAFEACVNDNKYAGWVSAVQQDFDKSSYKSTPTVLLNGTPIYPKKGDEQISPENLVKWVDEANAGKPLGTTGPNGQSPAPTSTAAESNTPPSP, from the coding sequence ATGAGTGAGAAGAACCGAGAAGGCAAGCGCACCGCCCGCGAGCGGATGATGCAGGAGCGGGCGGCCGAGGAGGCCCGCTCCCGGCGCAACCGCAAGCTGGTCGTCGGCGGCGTGGTGGTCGCGGTGATCGCGGCCGCCGTGGTCACCGGCGTGGTGGTGCAGAACGAGCGCTCCAAGCCGGAGACCCCGGTCGCCGCCCCGCAGGGCGCGATCGGCGACAAGAGCCTGGTCCTCCCGGCCGGCCCGGCGAACGCGCCGTCCGTGCTGACCGTCTACGAGGACCCGCGCTGCCCCGCCTGCGGCACCTTCGAGCGGACCTTCTCGCCGACCATCGACCAGCTCCAGGACCAGGGCAAGCTGTACTCCAACGTCCACGTGGTCTCGTTCATCGACCGCTCGCTCGGCGGCAACGGCTCCAAGTACGGCGCCAACGCCCTGGCCTGCGCGCAGGACGCCGGGCACTTCCGCGACTACCACGACGTGCTGTACCGCAACCAGCCCGACGAGACCGACGACTCCTTCGGCGACAAGCAGACCCTGATCGCCCTGTCGAAGCAGGTGCCGGGGCTGGACACGCCCGCCTTCGAGGCCTGCGTCAACGACAACAAGTACGCCGGCTGGGTCTCGGCGGTGCAGCAGGACTTCGACAAGTCCAGCTACAAGTCGACGCCGACGGTGCTGCTCAACGGCACCCCGATCTACCCGAAGAAGGGCGACGAGCAGATCTCCCCGGAGAACCTGGTGAAGTGGGTGGACGAGGCCAACGCGGGCAAGCCGCTCGGCACCACGGGCCCGAACGGGCAGAGCCCGGCGCCGACCTCGACGGCCGCCGAGTCCAACACCCCGCCGTCCCCCTGA
- a CDS encoding MauE/DoxX family redox-associated membrane protein, with protein sequence MASQQTVRPHAQGALRRTVDGSAGEWIGLGVRLALAVVWGWAGLAKISDPAEAAQAVRAYEILPESLVKPVGWGLPFLELALALLLLLGLGTRIVAIVSAVLLLAFIAGIASAWARGISIDCGCFGGGGAVDESKTEYLQEVLRDTGFLLLAAWLIYRPRTKFSADAWLAS encoded by the coding sequence ATGGCCAGTCAGCAGACCGTCCGGCCGCACGCGCAGGGCGCGTTGCGCCGGACGGTGGACGGCTCGGCGGGGGAGTGGATCGGCCTGGGGGTGCGGCTCGCGCTGGCCGTGGTGTGGGGCTGGGCCGGGCTGGCGAAGATCTCGGACCCCGCCGAGGCGGCCCAGGCGGTGCGGGCGTACGAGATCCTCCCCGAGTCCCTGGTGAAGCCGGTGGGCTGGGGGCTGCCCTTCCTGGAGCTCGCGCTCGCGCTGCTGCTGTTGCTGGGCCTGGGGACGCGGATCGTGGCGATCGTCTCGGCCGTGCTGCTGCTGGCGTTCATCGCCGGCATCGCGTCCGCGTGGGCGCGCGGCATCTCGATCGACTGCGGCTGCTTCGGCGGCGGCGGTGCGGTCGACGAGTCCAAGACCGAGTACCTGCAGGAGGTCCTGCGCGACACCGGGTTCCTGCTGCTCGCCGCCTGGCTGATCTACCGGCCCCGGACGAAGTTCTCGGCCGACGCCTGGCTCGCGTCCTGA